Proteins encoded in a region of the Caldanaerobius fijiensis DSM 17918 genome:
- the xylB gene encoding xylulokinase: MKAILTLDIGTTACKSMVFDTNGKILAEESQEYPIYQEKPTWAQQNPDEWWGAVISTVKKCIASLKEEPEIVAIGLSSQRETVVPVDKNGEKLDDAILWMDRRAKEQAEELAEYYGKENLHRITGMIPDSTFTATKLLWYKRNRPEIIKRAYKFLQPKEYIAYKLTGEYATDYSLASRTMMLDVKSRSWFKDIFDYIGVDIEQLPPIKHSDEIAGYVKDEAAALLGIKSGIPVVVGGGDRQCEALGAGIFGNRAMESTGTTTNVSMGTDKFVEEIDERVIISCHVLRDHWLIEQGMTTSGTINRWYRDNFCAIERLVASDIGERDYAIIDKELAMSPPGANKLLLLPFFMGAKSTRWNSNARGVLLGLTLNTQKRDIGRAILEGVAYEIRACLDILKSMGLSIDEIVVMGGGAKGALWNQIKADVCGRPIRVPMVTDAASLGAMILAGTGVGVFDDAKACSKRLNNIVKEYLPDEDNYKLYSKLYSIYNELYEVLEPIYNKLANI; encoded by the coding sequence TTGAAAGCTATTTTGACATTGGATATTGGCACGACGGCTTGCAAATCAATGGTATTTGATACCAATGGCAAAATATTGGCAGAAGAAAGTCAGGAGTACCCCATATATCAGGAAAAGCCTACATGGGCACAACAAAACCCTGATGAATGGTGGGGTGCGGTTATAAGTACGGTTAAAAAGTGCATTGCATCGCTGAAAGAGGAACCGGAAATAGTAGCAATAGGCCTTTCGTCCCAGAGAGAAACAGTCGTGCCCGTTGATAAGAACGGCGAAAAATTGGATGATGCTATATTGTGGATGGATAGGCGCGCCAAGGAACAGGCTGAAGAGCTGGCTGAATATTATGGTAAAGAAAATTTACATCGCATAACCGGTATGATTCCTGACTCTACGTTTACCGCTACAAAACTCCTGTGGTATAAACGCAACAGACCTGAGATCATCAAAAGAGCATATAAATTTTTGCAACCTAAAGAGTATATAGCTTACAAACTTACGGGGGAATACGCCACTGATTATTCGCTGGCATCCAGGACCATGATGTTGGATGTAAAAAGCAGGAGTTGGTTTAAAGACATATTTGACTATATAGGGGTGGATATAGAGCAACTACCTCCTATAAAGCATTCTGATGAGATAGCGGGTTATGTAAAGGACGAAGCGGCAGCGTTGTTAGGAATAAAATCAGGTATTCCAGTAGTGGTAGGCGGTGGAGACAGACAGTGTGAAGCTCTCGGCGCTGGAATTTTTGGCAATCGCGCAATGGAATCCACTGGCACAACCACCAATGTTTCGATGGGAACAGATAAGTTTGTAGAGGAGATCGATGAAAGGGTTATAATCTCATGCCATGTTTTAAGAGATCATTGGCTTATTGAACAAGGCATGACCACATCTGGAACCATCAACAGGTGGTACAGGGATAACTTTTGCGCTATAGAACGTCTCGTAGCTAGTGATATTGGTGAAAGGGATTATGCCATTATTGATAAAGAGCTGGCTATGAGCCCTCCTGGAGCTAACAAGTTGTTGCTTCTGCCATTTTTTATGGGGGCAAAATCAACGAGGTGGAATTCTAACGCACGGGGTGTTTTATTAGGCCTCACTCTTAATACCCAAAAAAGGGATATAGGCAGAGCTATCTTGGAAGGGGTTGCCTATGAGATAAGGGCATGCCTTGACATATTAAAATCTATGGGGCTGTCGATTGATGAAATTGTGGTCATGGGAGGAGGTGCTAAAGGGGCTCTCTGGAATCAGATAAAAGCGGATGTCTGCGGTAGGCCTATAAGAGTGCCTATGGTGACTGATGCAGCGTCATTGGGTGCGATGATCCTGGCCGGCACTGGAGTTGGTGTATTTGACGATGCAAAAGCTTGTTCTAAGAGGCTCAACAACATTGTAAAGGAATATTTGCCTGATGAAGATAATTATAAGCTTTATTCTAAGCTTTATAGTATCTACAATGAACTTTATGAAGTGCTTGAACCTATTTACAATAAACTGGCAAATATATAA
- a CDS encoding sugar phosphate isomerase/epimerase family protein has protein sequence MNESMYKYMKVGIIHFMAFPDTMKGEGPIFETLQKIMEDEFFNAVEISWVKDDSVRDKVKNRLEAAHMAVAYGAQPRLLTTGLDLNSFDEDIRQKAVETIKEGVDEAYYFGAQGIAFLSGKYPGEENKQKAMDLLRESIEEICDYAKSKGDMLVELEVFDRDIEKKSLIGPTPDAVKIAEMIKKKYDNFGLVVDLSHLPLLKETPEQALIPVKDHLTHAHIGNCVVKDKNHVAYGDAHPRFGIKGGENDVPQLVQFLKVLFDIGFLNDKKPPIVSFEVKPLPNESPEVVIANAKRTLLEAWARL, from the coding sequence ATGAATGAGAGCATGTATAAATATATGAAAGTTGGCATAATTCACTTTATGGCGTTTCCAGATACCATGAAAGGGGAGGGTCCCATTTTTGAAACCTTGCAAAAAATAATGGAAGATGAGTTTTTTAATGCTGTAGAGATTTCATGGGTTAAAGATGATTCGGTAAGGGATAAAGTAAAAAATCGTCTGGAAGCGGCTCATATGGCAGTGGCATACGGTGCACAACCACGGCTACTTACTACAGGATTGGATCTTAACTCTTTTGATGAGGACATAAGACAAAAAGCTGTGGAGACGATAAAAGAAGGAGTTGACGAAGCGTATTATTTTGGTGCCCAGGGAATCGCATTTTTAAGCGGGAAATATCCTGGTGAAGAAAATAAACAAAAGGCTATGGACCTACTTCGTGAATCTATTGAAGAAATTTGTGACTACGCTAAATCCAAGGGAGATATGCTGGTAGAATTGGAGGTCTTCGATAGGGATATAGAAAAAAAGTCGCTTATTGGACCAACTCCTGATGCAGTAAAAATTGCAGAGATGATAAAAAAGAAATACGATAATTTTGGCCTTGTGGTTGATTTGAGTCATTTGCCGTTGCTAAAGGAAACCCCAGAGCAGGCCCTTATACCTGTAAAAGACCATTTAACCCATGCCCATATAGGCAATTGTGTCGTAAAGGATAAAAATCATGTGGCCTATGGCGATGCTCATCCGAGATTTGGGATAAAAGGAGGAGAAAATGACGTACCACAATTGGTACAGTTCCTCAAAGTGCTTTTTGACATAGGTTTTTTGAATGATAAAAAGCCTCCTATTGTCAGCTTTGAGGTAAAACCGCTTCCCAACGAGTCTCCTGAGGTGGTTATAGCAAATGCCAAGAGAACTTTATTAGAAGCCTGGGCAAGATTATAA
- a CDS encoding sugar phosphate isomerase/epimerase family protein, whose translation MSKIAAQLYTLREYTKTPEGIKDTMHKVSQLGYKAVQLSALGPIDPVKLKEIVDGEGLYICATHNSFERLRDKTQEVIEEHRLWNCKYVGVGSMPAEYRNEGEDGFKRFAREASAVARKLADAGLVFVYHNHSFEFQKFQGRTGLEILYDESDPEVFFSEIDTYWVQHGGGDPAAWIKKLKGRAPVVHFKDMVIGKEGQQLMAEVGEGNLNWPEIIEACNIAGVEWFIVEQDICQRDPFESLGISLKNLKSMGVE comes from the coding sequence ATGTCAAAGATAGCTGCACAATTATATACGCTGAGGGAGTACACAAAGACTCCTGAAGGCATAAAGGATACTATGCACAAGGTGAGTCAATTGGGCTATAAAGCGGTCCAGCTTTCAGCTCTTGGGCCTATAGATCCTGTGAAGTTAAAAGAGATTGTTGACGGGGAAGGGCTTTATATATGTGCTACCCATAATTCTTTTGAACGGTTGAGGGATAAGACGCAGGAGGTAATAGAGGAGCACCGCTTGTGGAATTGTAAATACGTAGGAGTAGGCAGTATGCCAGCGGAGTACAGAAATGAAGGTGAAGATGGATTTAAAAGGTTCGCAAGGGAAGCGTCGGCGGTAGCGAGAAAATTGGCAGATGCAGGCCTCGTATTTGTATACCATAATCACAGCTTTGAATTTCAGAAATTCCAGGGTAGAACAGGCCTTGAGATATTGTATGATGAGAGCGATCCGGAAGTGTTTTTCAGTGAGATAGATACCTACTGGGTACAGCATGGTGGCGGAGATCCTGCTGCGTGGATAAAAAAGTTAAAAGGAAGGGCACCTGTTGTACATTTTAAAGATATGGTTATAGGCAAAGAGGGACAGCAGCTCATGGCGGAAGTGGGTGAAGGCAACCTTAACTGGCCTGAAATAATTGAAGCGTGTAACATTGCAGGAGTGGAGTGGTTTATCGTAGAACAGGATATCTGCCAGAGGGATCCTTTTGAGAGCCTTGGCATAAGCCTCAAGAACCTCAAATCGATGGGCGTTGAATAG
- a CDS encoding Gfo/Idh/MocA family protein yields the protein MASDKKVRVGIIGVGGIANGKHMPNLAKIENVEMVAFCDLIRERAEEGARKYGTPDAEVFTDYRDLLKIKDIDVVHVCTTNDAHSFITVDALEAGKHVMCEKPMAINAAEAKKMVDAAKRTGKKLTIGYQNRFRPDSQYLKQLCDNGELGEIYFAKALAVRRRAVPTWGSFLDEEKQGGGPLIDIGTHALDLTLWMMNNYEPEMVVGTTYHKLGSRKNAANAWGPWDPEKFTVEDSAFGFIKMKNGATIILEASWALNTLQIGEAMTVLCGTEAGADMLDGLRINGEKYSRLYTTKPELQSGGVAYFEGNSSDPGEVEARQWIDAVVNDKEPLVKPEEAYVVSQILEAIYKSAQTGEPVYFK from the coding sequence ATGGCTTCAGACAAGAAGGTTAGGGTGGGTATTATAGGTGTTGGCGGCATTGCCAATGGAAAACATATGCCTAACCTTGCTAAGATCGAGAATGTAGAAATGGTTGCTTTTTGCGACCTCATCAGGGAAAGAGCAGAGGAAGGTGCAAGGAAATACGGGACACCGGACGCAGAAGTGTTTACAGATTACAGGGATCTTTTGAAGATTAAAGATATTGATGTAGTTCACGTATGTACCACAAACGATGCCCATTCATTTATAACTGTTGATGCTTTAGAAGCTGGAAAACATGTTATGTGCGAGAAGCCCATGGCTATAAATGCTGCTGAAGCCAAAAAGATGGTGGATGCTGCTAAGCGTACAGGTAAGAAATTAACGATAGGTTATCAAAACCGCTTTAGACCTGATTCGCAGTACTTAAAACAACTTTGTGATAATGGTGAATTAGGTGAAATATATTTTGCTAAAGCATTGGCTGTAAGGCGTCGCGCTGTACCGACATGGGGCAGTTTTTTGGATGAGGAGAAGCAGGGCGGTGGCCCATTAATCGACATCGGAACCCACGCTCTGGATTTGACTCTTTGGATGATGAACAATTATGAACCTGAGATGGTCGTGGGTACTACATATCATAAATTAGGCAGCAGAAAGAATGCTGCAAATGCATGGGGACCATGGGATCCTGAGAAGTTCACTGTGGAGGATTCAGCCTTTGGATTTATAAAGATGAAGAATGGCGCAACAATCATCCTGGAGGCCAGCTGGGCGTTGAATACACTGCAAATAGGTGAAGCCATGACTGTTCTCTGCGGAACAGAGGCAGGTGCAGATATGCTGGATGGGCTCCGAATCAATGGAGAGAAATACAGCAGGCTTTATACCACAAAACCAGAATTACAGAGTGGTGGAGTAGCTTACTTCGAGGGCAATAGTTCAGATCCCGGCGAGGTAGAAGCAAGGCAGTGGATCGACGCTGTTGTCAATGATAAAGAGCCTCTTGTAAAGCCTGAAGAGGCATATGTCGTAAGTCAGATACTTGAGGCAATCTACAAATCAGCACAGACTGGTGAGCCGGTATATTTTAAATAA
- the ndk gene encoding nucleoside-diphosphate kinase → MNKSNVERTFAMIKPDGVRRGLVGEIIKRYEQKGLRIVAAKLIKADRNTVEEHYSDLRSRSFFNELVEYILSGPIMVMILEGENAIKLVRMINGATRVEEALPGTIRGDYATSTAQNIVHGSDNYENAQREINLWFPELRTNETRKLSVL, encoded by the coding sequence ATGAATAAAAGCAATGTAGAAAGAACCTTCGCAATGATCAAACCAGATGGCGTCAGGCGAGGCCTTGTAGGCGAAATAATAAAAAGATATGAGCAGAAGGGGTTGCGCATCGTAGCCGCAAAACTGATAAAAGCAGACAGGAACACGGTAGAGGAACATTATAGCGATTTAAGGTCAAGATCGTTTTTTAACGAATTAGTAGAGTATATCTTATCGGGCCCCATAATGGTTATGATACTGGAAGGTGAAAATGCTATTAAATTGGTACGCATGATAAACGGTGCAACCCGGGTCGAGGAAGCCCTGCCTGGTACCATAAGAGGTGATTACGCCACATCTACTGCACAAAACATTGTTCATGGCTCAGATAATTATGAAAATGCTCAAAGAGAAATTAACCTCTGGTTCCCAGAGTTGAGAACCAATGAAACAAGAAAGTTATCTGTCTTGTAA
- a CDS encoding homoserine dehydrogenase, with product MNIGILGLGTVGSGIIRIFNENSELIKKRIGDKINVKKVLVRDLHKNRDVEIDKNLLTTNPDDVLQDPEIDIVVEVIGGINPALDFVLKAIENKKHVVTANKEMMAKEGWEILTLARKKGVDVYYEASVAGGIPIIRPMKESLTANKIEEILGIINGTTNYILTKMAKEGKEYEDALREAQNLGYAEADPTSDVEGYDARYKLAILATLAFGTKVNVMDIYTEGITRVTKTDIKYAEELGYAIKLLAIGRQRKDGLELRVHPAFIEKNHPLAQVNDVFNGIFIKGNAIGEIMLYGRGAGQMPTASAVVADIIDIIRNIKAGTVNRVVSEYDDYIPVIDMNSIVSRYYIRIRVKDKPGVMASIAKVFGDHGVSLQSIIQKDTKGEEAEIVLFTHDIVEKSISDALVEVRLIPTVIKVESVIREIR from the coding sequence ATAAATATAGGTATCTTGGGTCTTGGAACAGTAGGTTCTGGTATTATAAGAATTTTTAATGAAAACAGTGAATTGATAAAAAAGAGAATAGGTGATAAGATAAATGTAAAAAAAGTATTGGTAAGGGATTTACATAAAAATAGGGATGTAGAAATAGATAAAAACCTGCTTACGACAAACCCCGATGATGTGCTACAAGATCCAGAAATAGATATAGTAGTAGAAGTTATAGGTGGTATAAACCCTGCGCTGGATTTTGTATTAAAAGCCATTGAAAACAAAAAACATGTGGTAACAGCAAATAAGGAAATGATGGCGAAAGAAGGGTGGGAGATATTAACCCTGGCTAGAAAGAAAGGAGTTGATGTTTATTATGAGGCAAGTGTTGCAGGTGGCATACCGATCATAAGGCCAATGAAGGAATCTTTGACGGCCAATAAGATTGAGGAGATACTGGGCATAATAAATGGAACGACAAATTATATACTCACAAAGATGGCAAAAGAAGGTAAAGAATATGAAGACGCGCTTCGAGAGGCGCAGAATCTGGGTTATGCTGAGGCTGATCCTACTTCTGATGTAGAAGGTTATGATGCGAGATACAAATTAGCTATTTTAGCGACATTAGCCTTTGGAACTAAAGTAAATGTTATGGATATATATACAGAAGGTATTACCAGAGTAACTAAAACCGATATAAAATACGCAGAAGAGTTAGGATATGCTATAAAGCTTCTGGCTATAGGTAGGCAAAGGAAGGACGGATTAGAACTCAGAGTGCATCCAGCTTTTATAGAAAAAAACCATCCATTGGCACAAGTAAATGATGTGTTTAATGGTATTTTTATAAAAGGGAATGCCATAGGCGAAATAATGTTATACGGTAGAGGGGCAGGGCAGATGCCTACAGCCAGTGCTGTAGTCGCTGATATTATAGATATCATAAGAAATATCAAAGCAGGAACTGTAAACAGGGTTGTAAGTGAGTACGATGACTATATACCTGTGATCGATATGAATTCTATTGTAAGCAGGTATTATATAAGAATAAGAGTAAAAGATAAACCTGGTGTCATGGCGTCAATTGCCAAGGTATTTGGTGATCACGGCGTGAGTTTACAGTCGATTATACAGAAGGATACGAAAGGAGAAGAAGCGGAAATAGTTTTATTCACCCATGATATTGTTGAAAAATCCATAAGCGATGCGCTGGTAGAAGTTAGGCTTATTCCAACGGTTATAAAAGTTGAAAGCGTGATAAGAGAAATTAGATAA
- a CDS encoding methylenetetrahydrofolate reductase: MIKLKDKLQKNEFVITAEVESPKGPDFGDELNRIKKLYGYVDAVNICDNPMANLKMSPIALSHIIHEQLGIDTIFHLTCRDRSLLGLQSELLGAWALGITNILTLTGDDPKKGDNPTSTGVFDCDSVGLARIANSLNNGYDISGNKLNAKTAFLIGGVLNPFDSDAEIEKMKRKIDAGVTFFQTQPVYDVDAYKRFIDRVGNLNVKIIMGIMPLKSYKMAINFNEKVPGINIPEHIIKRLAEDPSCGIKIAIEIAKKAKDFADGVHIMPLGRLNAVVQIAEELGRGGKRFEL, translated from the coding sequence ATGATTAAATTAAAGGATAAGCTGCAGAAAAATGAGTTTGTTATAACTGCTGAAGTGGAATCACCAAAGGGTCCAGATTTTGGAGATGAACTAAACAGGATAAAAAAGCTCTATGGCTATGTAGATGCGGTTAACATCTGTGACAACCCCATGGCCAATTTAAAAATGAGTCCCATAGCGTTGTCTCATATTATACATGAGCAGCTTGGCATTGATACTATTTTTCATCTTACGTGTAGGGACAGAAGTCTTCTTGGTTTACAATCGGAGCTTTTAGGAGCTTGGGCATTAGGGATTACAAATATTCTTACCCTTACGGGTGATGATCCTAAAAAAGGTGACAATCCTACTTCCACAGGAGTCTTTGACTGTGATTCAGTAGGGCTTGCCAGGATTGCCAATAGCCTCAATAATGGGTATGATATAAGTGGCAATAAATTAAATGCAAAAACAGCTTTTCTTATTGGAGGCGTTTTAAACCCCTTTGATTCTGACGCAGAAATAGAAAAAATGAAACGCAAAATTGATGCAGGTGTTACGTTTTTTCAAACGCAACCGGTTTACGATGTAGATGCATATAAGAGGTTTATTGACAGGGTTGGCAATTTAAATGTTAAAATAATAATGGGTATAATGCCTTTGAAATCGTATAAGATGGCAATTAATTTTAACGAAAAGGTTCCTGGAATTAATATACCTGAGCATATAATAAAAAGATTAGCAGAAGATCCTTCTTGTGGCATAAAAATTGCCATTGAAATTGCTAAAAAGGCTAAAGATTTTGCTGATGGTGTTCATATTATGCCTCTTGGAAGATTAAACGCAGTTGTGCAGATCGCTGAAGAATTGGGAAGAGGAGGTAAACGGTTTGAACTTTAA
- a CDS encoding homocysteine S-methyltransferase family protein: MNFKDLINGEIAYLDGAMGTMLMAMGFKDGCPELLNVQNPDIIRKIHEQYLDAGAQIIETNTFGGNRIKLREWGLENRLVELNTAGIMLARKTAQRYGALVAASVGPTGKLVQPVGDFSFDEAYETFYEQIKVLSEAGADIILIETMSVLNEARAAILAAKAATDKPVMCSMTFDQTGRTLSGTDVETAAIVLSSLGVDAVGINCSLGPREMIPLVQKMVKVSRVPVFVQPNAGLPTVEGNNVVYPVTPEEYSDSCKLFAQAGASIIGGCCGTTPMHIKKMVQSGLNKVTVEVNKKTTLASAVKSVQIDDKSPLLIIGERINPTGKKELARAIKDGDIFYVVQEGLDQVKAGADVLDINVGVPGIDEARTMVDVVSELQMMVRVPLCIDSSDPEAIEGALRCYQGKALVNSVNGKEDSMNTILPIVKKYGAAVIGLTMDERGIPEKADRRFDIAKRIVDRALSYGIPLEDIFIDCITLTASSNQESVMETIRAIELVKQNLGVKTILGISNVSFGLPERKKLNAAFLAMAIGAGLDAVIINPAIEEYKHIIKAAEVLSGRDEGAERYILAYSKKGKGDSEVITASGTLYESILDGHRAQAVEAVKIELEQREPLEIIDKIIVPALNEVGARYESGEYFLPQLIKSANAVQGAFEIIKERFPSAGKTKGKIVLATVKGDIHDIGKNIVKALLENYGYNVIDLGKDVPPEVILDTVVQNGAGLVGLSALMTTSLKAMEKTVKLIKENTQCKVMVGGAVVTEDYAKSIGADFYGKDAMEAVKIAEKVF, from the coding sequence TTGAACTTTAAGGATTTAATCAATGGGGAAATAGCGTATTTGGATGGCGCTATGGGGACTATGCTGATGGCAATGGGATTTAAAGATGGGTGTCCCGAGCTATTAAACGTTCAAAATCCTGATATCATAAGGAAGATACATGAACAATATCTTGATGCAGGAGCACAAATTATTGAGACGAATACCTTTGGTGGCAATAGGATTAAGCTCAGGGAATGGGGTCTTGAAAACAGATTAGTAGAGCTAAATACTGCTGGCATAATGTTGGCCAGGAAAACGGCCCAAAGGTATGGGGCTCTCGTAGCCGCATCTGTTGGTCCTACAGGCAAATTGGTTCAGCCTGTAGGGGATTTTTCATTTGACGAAGCTTATGAGACTTTTTATGAACAGATAAAGGTATTATCAGAGGCTGGTGCTGATATCATACTCATTGAAACCATGTCGGTTTTAAATGAGGCAAGGGCTGCAATCCTTGCGGCAAAAGCAGCTACCGATAAGCCTGTTATGTGTTCTATGACCTTTGACCAAACAGGTCGTACTCTTTCAGGAACTGACGTAGAGACAGCGGCTATAGTTCTATCTTCTTTGGGAGTTGATGCTGTAGGCATAAATTGTTCGCTGGGACCTCGTGAGATGATACCATTGGTTCAAAAGATGGTGAAGGTTAGCAGAGTACCTGTTTTTGTTCAACCTAACGCTGGTTTACCCACCGTAGAAGGCAATAATGTGGTATACCCTGTAACTCCTGAAGAGTACTCTGATAGCTGTAAGCTGTTTGCACAAGCTGGGGCGTCTATAATAGGTGGATGTTGTGGAACGACGCCCATGCATATAAAAAAGATGGTTCAGTCAGGCCTAAATAAAGTAACTGTTGAGGTAAATAAAAAAACGACATTGGCATCAGCAGTAAAATCCGTTCAAATAGATGATAAATCGCCGTTGTTGATAATCGGTGAGAGAATTAACCCTACGGGGAAAAAAGAGCTCGCAAGGGCTATAAAAGATGGAGATATATTTTACGTAGTCCAAGAGGGATTGGATCAGGTAAAGGCAGGTGCAGATGTGCTTGACATAAACGTAGGAGTACCGGGCATTGATGAAGCCAGGACAATGGTAGATGTGGTGTCAGAGCTACAGATGATGGTAAGAGTGCCTCTTTGTATAGATTCTTCTGATCCCGAAGCTATCGAAGGCGCATTGAGGTGCTATCAGGGTAAAGCATTGGTCAATTCAGTAAATGGCAAAGAAGATAGCATGAATACGATATTGCCGATAGTGAAAAAGTACGGTGCGGCTGTTATCGGGCTTACAATGGATGAGAGAGGTATACCTGAAAAAGCGGACAGAAGATTTGACATAGCAAAAAGGATTGTAGATAGGGCTTTAAGTTACGGTATTCCACTTGAAGATATATTTATTGACTGTATTACATTAACTGCCAGTTCTAATCAAGAATCTGTTATGGAAACAATAAGGGCTATAGAACTTGTCAAACAAAATCTCGGAGTTAAGACGATATTGGGCATCAGCAATGTGTCTTTTGGTCTTCCGGAAAGAAAAAAGCTCAATGCAGCTTTTTTAGCTATGGCCATAGGAGCAGGCCTGGATGCAGTGATAATAAATCCGGCTATTGAGGAGTACAAACATATAATAAAAGCTGCAGAGGTTTTATCGGGTAGAGACGAAGGGGCAGAAAGGTATATTTTGGCTTATAGCAAAAAAGGCAAGGGCGATAGTGAAGTTATAACTGCTTCAGGCACTCTGTACGAAAGTATCCTGGACGGACATAGAGCTCAGGCTGTAGAAGCGGTTAAAATAGAATTAGAGCAAAGAGAACCATTGGAGATAATCGATAAGATAATAGTGCCAGCTTTAAACGAGGTAGGTGCAAGGTATGAGTCTGGGGAATACTTCTTGCCACAGCTTATCAAGTCGGCAAATGCGGTACAGGGAGCGTTTGAGATTATAAAAGAAAGGTTTCCATCTGCAGGTAAAACTAAAGGGAAAATTGTTCTTGCCACGGTAAAGGGAGATATTCATGATATAGGGAAAAACATCGTAAAAGCTCTTTTAGAAAACTATGGGTATAACGTGATAGATTTAGGTAAAGATGTACCACCTGAAGTTATACTGGATACCGTGGTTCAGAATGGCGCGGGTCTTGTAGGTTTAAGTGCACTTATGACAACCTCTCTGAAAGCTATGGAAAAAACGGTCAAGCTTATAAAAGAAAACACGCAATGCAAGGTAATGGTGGGTGGAGCTGTGGTTACAGAGGATTATGCTAAAAGTATAGGTGCTGATTTCTATGGAAAAGATGCTATGGAAGCAGTTAAAATAGCTGAAAAAGTATTTTGA